A region from the Penaeus monodon isolate SGIC_2016 chromosome 17, NSTDA_Pmon_1, whole genome shotgun sequence genome encodes:
- the LOC119583226 gene encoding LOW QUALITY PROTEIN: transient receptor potential cation channel subfamily M member 2-like (The sequence of the model RefSeq protein was modified relative to this genomic sequence to represent the inferred CDS: deleted 2 bases in 1 codon), which translates to MALKKNIPVVVVGGTGRAADLLAYAVSMTVRTASGRYILRRQYVTQLMNKILAAMTELQGKTEKQKKCADYVLECCARANMIITFDIDCGEGLDHCILYALLTGGAQSSRLEQLSLALLWDRPDIAEHHIFPAESNWASWDLKDLMTTALLEEKVEFVKLFILNGLVMSDYLNVTTLRYLYNEACKTESHTHLRRLLQRSSRSSYHYLVHVHNILQAMLRKHHDPVYLSDTPQAVMADSSINYLTFDDPYQELLLWAIFSRRGQLARFLWERCETPLCAAVVASCVYQSLWKSLGAKNTVILNEYQKQKTMFETLAVELQDVCYQEDPPNAMGLVERRNPKWGQMDCLELAHLANDLMFISTPCSQASVELNWRRGLTRAPPLAVTICNFLPFLVWTRLFGFQKLGDNGGELTAWQKLVVFYKSPISKFFAHSTSFVVFLLLYAYVILFDFKYEMSVAEILVICWIFTFIVGELSEITAEQSTSVRGKISDWLNSVWNRFDLMAIVLALLALALRLHRETFKWGRIAYSLNTTLFYCRLFRIYHVNYHLGPKLVIFYRMISEVLVFMALLVIFILGYGIASQGLMYPGRDVSSLNLTDVGQIMREVLLTPYWQMYGELLLDDIKGGDVETCYPESCTVPESCVTEGRNCIQDCVCENAKEYTWAVNLMLFIYLIIGNIMLLNLLIAIFTYVFDEVQENSMEIWKFEMYRLIREYDSKPALVPPFVVLEYVWRIMKAIWKVTCRKKKENLEDYMKYTLTSLKIFEKECIQTYLARVTAAEEGKLGNRVKKIGEKIDKVSKYIEQREEIEEMEDDLEWMKEDEEQSSRDVSGPCPPAADRTPQRRPPQTSTPWQLPPPPLANAMPTTKTTSKRKAAKRSRGRRKAMAAAPDSTRSEEEDGVEDSEEARNISEGRWTFRGETGRGNIRGMINELEQEENRKDIEKETIPTQASERPGKESRPHTSQGRHPAGSRVAARLDELQATQVKMSEILQKILKKIQVSEAKDRAREEEEDRRRRRRGEKEGNGDAERRQKRNSRKRRTIENKAYIKTSHLRFMIASEWSLESL; encoded by the exons ATGGCGCTGAAGAAGAATATCCCTGTGGTGGTCGTGGGCGGCACGGGACGGGCAGCCGACCTCCTCGCTTACGCTGTGTCTATGACGGTTCGGACGGCGAG TGGCCGTTACATCTTGCGAAGACAGTACGTCACGCAGCTGATGAACAAAATCCTCGCCGCCATGACTGAACTCCAAGGCAAAACGGAGAAGCAGAAG AAATGCGCGGATTACGTGTTGGAGTGCTGCGCGAGAGCCAACATGATCATCACCTTCGACATCGACTGCGGAGAAGGACTCGACCATTGTATCCTCTATGCGTTACTCACAG GAGGAGCTCAGTCGTCCCGCCTGGAGCAGCTGAGCCTCGCCCTCCTGTGGGACCGCCCCGACATCGCCGAGCACCACATCTTCCCGGCCGAGTCCAACTGGGCGTCGTGGGACCTGAAGGACCTCATGACGACGGCGctgctggaggagaaggtggagttCGTCAAGCTGTTCATCCTGAACGGCTTGGTCATGAGCGACTACCTGAACGTGACGACACTGCGGTACCTGTATAACGAGGCG TGCAAGACGGAGTCCCACACGCACCTGAGGCGGCTCCTGCAGAGGTCTTCACGGAGCAGCTACCACTACCTCGTCCACGTCCACAACATCCTGCAGGCGATGCTTAGGAAACACCATGATCCCGTGTACCTTAGCGACACTCCACAGGCGGTTATGGCGGATTCGAGCATCAACTACCTCACTTTCGAT GACCCTTACCAAGAGCTCCTTCTGTGGGCGATCTTCAGCCGGAGAGGACAACTCGCTCGCTTCCTGTGGGAACGCTGCGAAACCCCGCTGTGCGCTGCTGTGGTGGCCTCGTGCGTGTATCAGAGTCTCTGGAAGTCCTTAGGAGCCAAGAACACCGTCATCCTCAATGAGTACCAGAAGCAGAAGACTATGTTTGAAACTTTGGCTGTGGAG CTCCAGGACGTGTGTTACCAGGAGGACCCGCCTAACGCCATGGGCCTGGTGGAGCGCAGGAACCCGAAGTGGGGCCAGATGGACTGCCTCGAACTCGCGCACCTCGCCAACGACCTCATGTTCATCTCGACCCCGTGTTCCCAGGCCTCCGTCGAGCTCAACTGGCGGAGGGGCTTGACCAGGGCGCCGCCCCTCGCCGTCACCATCTGCAATTTTCTCCCGTTTCTCGTCTGGACGAGGTTGTTTGG CTTCCAAAAACTCGGCGACAACGGAGGGGAGCTCACCGCGTGGCAAAAGCTCGTCGTGTTCTACAAGTCGCCCATCTCCAAGTTCTTCGCCCACTCCACCTCCTTCGTCGTGTTCCTCCTCCTGTATGCGTACGTGATCCTGTTCGACTTCAAGTACGAGATGTCCGTGGCTGAGATCCTGGTCATCTGCTGGATATTCACGTTCATCGTCGGTGAGTTGTCTGAG ATAACAGCTGAACAGTCCACCTCAGTGCGGGGGAAGATCAGCGACTGGTTGAACAGCGTATGGAACCGGTTCGATCTGATGGCTATCGTCCTGGCACTACTGGCACTGGCACTCAGGCTCCACCGGGAAACGTTCAAGTGGGGTCGGATCGCCTACTCCCTCAACACCACCCTCTTCTACTGTCGCCTCTTCAGGATCTATCATGTCAACTACCATCTGGGACCCAAGCTCGTTATCTTTTACAGGATG ATCTCCGAAGTCCTGGTGTTCATGGCGCTGCTGGTGATCTTCATACTCGGCTACGGCATCGCGTCCCAGGGCCTCATGTACCCTGGCCGGGACGTCTCCTCCCTCAACCTGACTGACGTGGGACAGATCATGAGGGAGGTTCTTCTCACGCCCTACTGGCAGATGTACGGCGAACTCCTGCTGGACGATATCAAGG GTGGCGACGTAGAAACGTGCTATCCAGAGTCCTGCACAGTCCCTGAGTCCTGTGTGACTGAAGGACGAAACTGCATCCAAGACTGTGTGTGTGAGAACGCCAAGGAATACACGTGGGCCGTAAACCTCATgctgtttatctatctcattATTGGGAACATCATGTTGCTCAATCTTCTCATAGCTATTTTCAC gTACGTATTCGACGAGGTCCAAGAAAACAGCATGGAGATCTGGAAGTTCGAGATGTATCGTTTGATCCGCGAGTATGACAGCAAACCGGCGTTGGTTCCTCCCTTCGTCGTGCTCGAGTATGTGTGGAGGATTATGAAAGCCATTTGGAAAGTCACGTgtcggaagaagaaggaaaatc tTGAGGACTACATGAAGTACACTCTAACGTCTCTCAAAATCTTCGAAAAGGAATGCATTCAGACGTACCTGGCGAGAGTCACTGCCGCGGAGGAAGGCAAACTCGGCAACAGGGTGAAGAAAATAGGCGAGAA AATCGATAAAGTGTCGAAGTACATCGAGCAGAGGGAAGAAATCGAAGAGAT GGAAGACGATCTCGAGTGgatgaaggaggacgaggagcagaGCTCGAGGGACGTCTCCGGCCCGTGCCCGCCCGCCGCGGACCGCACTCCGCAGCGCCGGCCGCCACAGACATCGACGCCGTGGCAACTGCCGCCGCCTCCGCTGGCAAACGCAATGCCGACGACAAAAACCACTTCCAAGAGAAAAGCCGCAAAGCGCAGTCGAGGCCGTCGAAAGGCTATGGCGGCTGCGCCAGACAGCACAAGATCTGAGGAGGAAGACGGAGTGGAGGACTCGGAGGAGGCGAGGAATATCTCAGAGGGCCGCTGGACATTCCGAGGAGAAACTGGACGAGGGAATATCAGAGGGATGATCAACGAACTCGAACAGGAGGAGAACAGGAAGGATATTGAGAAGGAAACCATCCCTACA CAGGCAAGCGAGAGACCCGGCAAGGAATCCCGCCCCCACACGAGCCAAGGGAGGCATCCGGCCGGCTCGAGGGTAGCGGCGCGACTGGACGAACTGCAGGCCACGCAAGTCAAAATGTCTGAGATCCTTCAGAAGATCTTGAAGAAAATCCAGGTTTCCGAGGCGAAGGACAGagctagggaagaggaggaggataggaggagg agaagaagaggcgaaaaggaaggaaatggcgATGCAGAAAGAAGGCAGAAAAGAAACAGTAGAAAGAGAAGAAC aATCGAGAATAAAGCTTACATCAAAACGTCACACCTTCGTTTTATGATTGCTTCAGAGTGGAGTCTGGAGTCCCT TTGA